One genomic region from Candidatus Desulfatibia profunda encodes:
- a CDS encoding PIN domain-containing protein, with protein MAGIIDTNILLYAVNRDAEEHPRAVDFLTAAGTSHDRWYFTEGILYEFFRVTTHPKVFDRPLTWREALQFLEPFLQSPNFDIVHAGEKHWEFLEHILSELNHPSGNLFFDIRTAALMREHGIREIYSADTDFLQFSGIKVINPVKSPSHFS; from the coding sequence ATGGCAGGGATCATTGATACAAATATCCTGCTGTATGCGGTCAATCGAGATGCTGAAGAGCATCCCAGGGCCGTTGATTTTCTGACAGCGGCCGGAACGAGCCATGACCGTTGGTATTTTACAGAAGGCATTTTATACGAATTTTTTCGTGTGACTACCCATCCGAAAGTCTTCGACCGTCCCTTGACATGGCGCGAAGCACTTCAGTTTCTGGAGCCCTTTCTCCAGAGTCCAAACTTCGATATTGTTCATGCCGGGGAAAAACATTGGGAATTTTTAGAACACATTCTCAGCGAACTGAATCATCCTTCCGGCAATCTTTTTTTCGATATCCGAACCGCAGCCCTTATGCGTGAACATGGGATTCGCGAAATTTATAGTGCAGATACCGATTTCCTCCAATTTTCAGGTATAAAGGTTATCAACCCGGTGAAAAGCCCCTCACATTTTTCATAA
- a CDS encoding phosphoenolpyruvate carboxykinase (GTP) has product MASIIKKMDIAKQIGGVATIKEAMQLFENRMDAANFSKIRQVKTPEVLIKIANAVAMCRPDSIFVNTGSEADKQFIRDLAIEKGAEKGLPMKNHTIHFDLKEEQGRIIDRTYYIIDEDEKVSSLANKMLRKEALKDLQEKMHGIMVGKTMIIGCYMRGPIGSFGSNPALELTSSAYVSHSAEILYRNAFEVFDREVKRLGHFYTNIHSEGLYCAKELPNARVYMDRSDRTTYSVNCSYAGNTLLLKKGNHRFSVDKAVYQNRGNELSEHMFITGIEEPGGRITWFTGAAPSGCGKTTTAMAGNHFVGDDLAQMWRDKNGIIRAINPEVGIFGILEDVNWEGDPRLMELLRNPGTEVIWSNVLIAENGVPYWTGSGEALPQKGINFQGPWEAGKVDERGNPVPISHPNARCTLTSKALANYSERTEDPAGVEVRVITYSGRDSDTMPPVWVAKNSDHGVVIGATIVSAATATEVGASGVKRAPWANAPFIPGALGDYMDAQFKFFGHKDIAEEYKPVMAGLNYFLTDESRGGTSRNLLGEKRDVKVWLGWLERRVHKEVDAIETPIGYLPKFEDLKKLFKAIIDKEYTHQLYTRQFSLYLDNILQRIDLQIDTYGKEADIPENFFQALREQRRGLIGLKDKHGPIVTPSDLEEENHPEISGA; this is encoded by the coding sequence ATGGCGTCCATAATAAAAAAAATGGATATCGCCAAACAAATTGGCGGCGTTGCCACCATAAAAGAGGCTATGCAGCTCTTTGAAAACCGGATGGATGCAGCCAATTTCTCCAAAATACGACAGGTCAAGACTCCGGAAGTTCTGATCAAAATCGCCAATGCCGTGGCCATGTGCCGGCCGGATTCCATTTTTGTCAATACCGGCTCTGAAGCGGATAAACAATTTATTCGCGATTTGGCGATCGAAAAAGGTGCGGAAAAAGGACTTCCGATGAAAAACCATACCATCCACTTCGATCTCAAGGAGGAACAGGGCCGGATCATCGATCGGACCTATTATATCATCGATGAAGACGAAAAGGTCAGTTCGCTGGCCAACAAGATGCTTCGCAAGGAAGCCTTAAAGGACTTACAAGAAAAAATGCACGGCATCATGGTCGGCAAGACCATGATCATCGGGTGCTACATGCGCGGTCCGATTGGATCTTTCGGCTCAAATCCGGCACTGGAACTTACCAGTTCCGCCTATGTGTCTCACAGTGCGGAAATCCTTTATCGCAATGCGTTTGAGGTTTTCGACCGCGAGGTAAAGCGCCTGGGGCACTTCTATACCAATATACACAGTGAAGGTTTATACTGCGCCAAAGAACTGCCCAACGCCAGGGTATATATGGACCGAAGTGATCGGACGACTTACAGTGTCAACTGCTCGTATGCCGGCAATACCTTGCTGTTGAAAAAAGGGAATCACAGATTTTCAGTCGACAAGGCCGTATATCAAAACAGGGGCAATGAGCTGTCGGAACATATGTTTATTACCGGCATTGAAGAACCAGGCGGACGCATCACCTGGTTCACCGGCGCCGCGCCCAGCGGGTGCGGAAAGACAACGACCGCTATGGCCGGCAATCATTTTGTCGGCGATGACCTGGCTCAAATGTGGCGCGATAAAAACGGCATCATCCGGGCCATCAATCCCGAAGTCGGCATCTTCGGCATTCTGGAGGATGTGAACTGGGAAGGTGATCCCCGGCTGATGGAGCTTCTCCGGAATCCCGGCACGGAGGTGATATGGTCCAACGTGCTGATCGCTGAAAACGGGGTGCCTTACTGGACCGGAAGCGGTGAGGCTCTCCCGCAAAAAGGTATAAATTTTCAAGGGCCGTGGGAAGCCGGCAAAGTGGATGAACGCGGCAACCCGGTTCCGATTTCCCATCCCAATGCACGCTGCACGCTGACTTCCAAAGCCCTGGCAAATTATTCCGAAAGAACCGAAGATCCCGCCGGTGTGGAAGTCCGGGTGATTACCTACAGCGGCAGAGACAGCGATACCATGCCGCCGGTATGGGTTGCCAAAAATTCAGACCACGGCGTCGTCATCGGCGCCACCATCGTATCGGCGGCAACGGCAACGGAGGTTGGGGCCTCCGGCGTTAAGCGGGCACCCTGGGCCAATGCGCCGTTTATTCCCGGAGCTTTAGGGGATTATATGGATGCCCAGTTCAAATTCTTCGGACACAAAGATATTGCCGAAGAATACAAGCCGGTTATGGCCGGTTTGAATTATTTCTTGACCGACGAGTCCCGGGGCGGCACATCCAGAAACCTTCTGGGTGAAAAAAGAGATGTAAAAGTCTGGCTGGGCTGGCTGGAAAGAAGAGTTCACAAGGAAGTGGATGCCATTGAGACACCCATCGGATATCTCCCGAAGTTTGAAGATCTTAAAAAGCTGTTTAAAGCGATCATTGACAAAGAGTATACACACCAATTGTATACCAGGCAGTTTTCGCTGTATCTAGACAACATCCTGCAAAGAATAGACCTGCAGATAGACACATACGGCAAAGAAGCGGACATCCCCGAGAATTTTTTCCAGGCCCTGCGCGAACAGCGCAGAGGTTTGATAGGCTTAAAAGACAAGCATGGTCCGATCGTAACTCCGTCGGATTTGGAAGAGGAAAACCATCCAGAAATCAGTGGTGCCTGA
- a CDS encoding nitroreductase family protein — protein sequence MIEDLIRKNRSCRRYHQDRGVTLETLQELVDLARLSASAANLQPLRYVLVCDPRINEQIFACLGWAGYLQDWPGPEEGERPPAYIVILGDTAVAKDFGCDHGIAGQSILLGATEKGLAGCMIASINRSKLKSILNTPPQYEILLVLAIGAPKESIVLENVGIDGSIRYWRDAKGVHHVPKRSLKDVIVGCFEPVKPQHSL from the coding sequence ATGATCGAAGACCTCATTAGAAAAAACAGAAGCTGCCGGCGGTACCACCAGGACCGCGGTGTAACTCTGGAAACATTGCAGGAGCTGGTAGATCTTGCCAGGCTGTCGGCCTCGGCAGCGAACCTCCAGCCGTTGCGCTATGTTCTTGTCTGCGACCCTCGAATCAATGAGCAGATCTTTGCTTGCCTGGGCTGGGCAGGATATCTTCAAGACTGGCCGGGTCCTGAAGAAGGCGAGCGTCCCCCGGCCTATATCGTTATTCTGGGTGACACCGCCGTTGCCAAAGATTTCGGCTGCGATCACGGCATTGCCGGCCAGAGCATTCTCTTGGGTGCCACCGAAAAGGGGCTTGCCGGCTGCATGATCGCTTCGATCAACCGCTCAAAACTAAAAAGTATTCTTAACACCCCGCCGCAGTATGAAATCCTGCTGGTCCTTGCAATTGGAGCGCCTAAAGAAAGTATCGTTTTGGAGAATGTCGGAATTGACGGCAGTATCAGATACTGGCGGGATGCAAAAGGAGTCCATCACGTTCCCAAAAGAAGTCTGAAAGATGTTATTGTCGGCTGCTTCGAACCTGTAAAGCCGCAGCATTCTTTGTAA
- a CDS encoding caspase family protein, producing the protein MDVYRIKILTLPLLAFTLCALLITFPVHAASRGITVKAKTSTGTVKEIQLYSGYHALVVGCGDYDFWPDLPNAVQDARKVAVSLRRLGFQVNIIENPNSLQLKKAINDLAYKDGRETDRALLFYYAGHGETEKLADGTSLGYIIPKDCPLLRNDPEGFVNKAISMKDIEAYSLRIRSKHVLMLFDSCFSGSLFSLVRAVPQDISEKSSLPVRQYITAGTENETVPDRSMFKRCLLIGLEGDADLTRDGYITGSELGMYLSDKVIQNTHSAQHPQYGKIRTPELSRGDFIFKLSSSGAVTEKPTSVPSEQVVMPGQTETALDDILKASEDKRKAVESWNQWQQAREHEYQQVKKIDEDTYLSSEQKAAAWQRFLAAVAQDNPYSQQDDEMRTYSRSRLNYWQNVKPSVTKPDIPEGFSGSEAQEAGRDGTFIAYATGVVYDKNTELEWYVGPDRNTNWNEAKAWVESLNVAGGGWRMPTRDELRTLNQKGAGTRNMAPLLKTTGWWVWSGETRDSSSAWPFFFLNVGEHWPDRGHSTDMRGFAVRSRRQ; encoded by the coding sequence ATGGATGTTTACCGAATTAAAATCCTGACGCTTCCCCTGCTCGCGTTTACTCTGTGTGCCCTGCTTATTACTTTCCCGGTCCATGCTGCTTCTAGGGGTATTACGGTAAAAGCCAAGACATCCACCGGTACTGTTAAAGAGATACAGCTTTATTCCGGGTATCATGCTTTGGTGGTGGGATGTGGAGATTACGATTTTTGGCCGGACCTACCTAATGCTGTGCAGGACGCCCGGAAAGTCGCTGTATCTCTGAGGCGCCTGGGTTTTCAGGTCAACATTATAGAAAACCCTAATTCCCTGCAGCTCAAAAAAGCTATCAATGATCTGGCTTACAAGGACGGGCGTGAAACAGACCGTGCCCTCCTTTTTTATTATGCCGGGCATGGGGAAACTGAAAAATTAGCCGACGGAACCAGCTTGGGATACATCATTCCAAAGGACTGCCCCTTGTTACGGAATGATCCCGAAGGATTTGTGAACAAGGCTATTAGTATGAAGGACATCGAAGCATATTCGTTACGGATTCGCTCCAAGCACGTTCTCATGCTATTTGACTCTTGCTTTTCAGGTTCACTATTTTCACTTGTACGGGCAGTCCCCCAAGACATTTCTGAAAAGAGTTCCCTGCCGGTACGACAGTATATTACCGCTGGCACAGAGAACGAAACCGTCCCGGACCGCAGCATGTTCAAACGTTGCCTTCTCATAGGTCTGGAGGGAGACGCTGATCTTACACGAGACGGGTATATTACTGGTTCGGAGTTAGGGATGTATCTTTCCGATAAAGTCATCCAGAATACTCACAGCGCCCAACACCCACAGTATGGCAAAATTCGGACACCCGAACTATCCCGGGGAGATTTTATATTCAAATTATCAAGTTCCGGTGCCGTTACTGAAAAACCGACTTCGGTGCCATCTGAGCAGGTTGTAATGCCCGGTCAGACCGAGACGGCCTTAGATGATATTTTGAAGGCTTCAGAAGACAAGCGCAAGGCCGTGGAAAGCTGGAATCAATGGCAGCAGGCCCGTGAGCATGAATACCAGCAGGTCAAGAAAATCGACGAGGATACCTATTTGTCATCTGAGCAGAAAGCGGCAGCCTGGCAACGTTTTCTTGCGGCTGTAGCTCAGGACAACCCATACAGCCAGCAAGACGATGAAATGCGCACCTATTCTCGCTCCCGGCTGAATTATTGGCAAAATGTAAAGCCTTCGGTGACCAAACCTGACATTCCTGAGGGCTTTAGCGGTTCCGAAGCGCAAGAAGCAGGTAGAGACGGCACTTTTATAGCTTATGCCACCGGTGTGGTTTACGATAAGAATACGGAGCTCGAATGGTATGTTGGCCCTGATCGAAATACAAACTGGAATGAGGCCAAAGCATGGGTTGAGAGTCTGAACGTTGCCGGTGGTGGCTGGCGGATGCCGACGAGGGATGAACTCAGAACGCTTAATCAAAAAGGTGCCGGGACCCGCAACATGGCGCCTTTGTTGAAAACTACTGGATGGTGGGTATGGTCTGGTGAGACCAGAGATTCGTCGTCGGCCTGGCCCTTCTTCTTCCTCAACGTCGGCGAGCACTGGCCCGACCGAGGCCACTCCACCGACATGCGGGGTTTTGCGGTGCGTTCCCGAAGACAATGA
- a CDS encoding XTP/dITP diphosphatase, whose translation MHKGMILVIATQNRGKTAEIRDLLKEFNVTIKNLDDFGPIPAVEEDGTTFDENAYQKASFTARTLGLPALADDSGLLVDALQGAPGVHSARYAGASATDEERCLKLLEEMKAKSNRKAAFECVISIAVPAGQALTYEARCEGLVADKPSGSNGFGYDPVFFYPPLNKTFAELTMEEKSRVSHRGKALAQLKDEFDKVLIWIQQQMQVPARFK comes from the coding sequence ATGCATAAAGGGATGATTCTGGTTATTGCCACGCAAAACCGAGGCAAAACCGCAGAAATAAGAGACCTGTTAAAAGAATTTAACGTTACGATCAAAAATCTTGATGATTTCGGCCCGATACCGGCTGTGGAGGAAGACGGCACCACCTTTGACGAGAATGCATACCAAAAGGCAAGTTTTACTGCCAGAACTCTGGGACTGCCGGCACTGGCGGACGACTCCGGACTGTTGGTCGATGCGCTCCAAGGCGCTCCCGGCGTTCATTCTGCCCGGTATGCAGGAGCAAGTGCCACCGATGAAGAACGATGTTTAAAGCTGCTTGAGGAAATGAAGGCAAAATCCAACCGCAAGGCCGCGTTTGAATGTGTCATCTCGATTGCCGTTCCAGCCGGCCAGGCCCTGACATATGAAGCCCGCTGCGAAGGCCTGGTCGCAGATAAGCCGTCGGGTTCCAACGGCTTCGGGTATGATCCGGTGTTCTTTTATCCGCCGCTGAACAAAACTTTTGCAGAATTGACCATGGAGGAAAAGAGCCGTGTCAGCCACAGGGGAAAGGCGCTGGCTCAGCTCAAAGATGAGTTTGACAAGGTTCTGATTTGGATTCAACAACAAATGCAGGTCCCTGCACGGTTTAAATAG
- a CDS encoding AmpG family muropeptide MFS transporter: MLVAFIMGFACGLPLLLTLSVLQAWMQDEGVDLTVIGMMALVGLPYTLKFVWAPLMDRFTLPFLGRRRGWLLIVQAALTFSIAGLGFTDPGKAPWMVAVAAFLVTFFSASQDIVVDAYRREDLPDEELGLGSSFYINGYRLGMLLASGGGLIMADHLSFSMVYLIMAACMLPGVLTTLLAPEPEIVAGTPRTMKEALFDPLADYFSRQDAIWILAFILFYKIGDTMASAMTTPFYLDIGFTKTQIGAVVKLFGFWATVAGSLIGGMLMLRLEINRSLWIFGFLQAISTACFAILARVGSSVGVLSAVIAFENLSSGMGTAAYVAFMASITNKKFTATQYALLSSLMGVPRVLASAPTGYLAKNLGWESFFISCTIIAAPGMLLLFKFAPWHSKKTGVENRHYD; encoded by the coding sequence ATGCTGGTTGCCTTTATTATGGGCTTTGCCTGCGGCCTTCCGCTGCTGCTCACCCTATCGGTGTTGCAGGCTTGGATGCAAGACGAAGGCGTCGACCTGACCGTCATCGGAATGATGGCTCTGGTAGGCCTGCCCTATACCTTGAAATTTGTCTGGGCGCCCCTTATGGACCGTTTTACCCTCCCTTTTCTGGGGCGCCGAAGAGGCTGGCTGCTAATTGTGCAGGCGGCCCTGACTTTTTCAATTGCCGGCCTGGGCTTCACCGACCCCGGCAAAGCACCCTGGATGGTCGCCGTTGCTGCCTTTCTGGTCACCTTCTTCAGCGCCTCCCAGGATATTGTGGTGGATGCCTATCGCCGGGAAGATCTTCCGGATGAAGAGTTGGGGCTCGGATCCTCTTTTTATATCAACGGATATCGGCTGGGGATGCTGCTGGCATCCGGCGGCGGCCTGATTATGGCGGACCACCTATCGTTTTCCATGGTCTATCTCATTATGGCAGCCTGTATGCTGCCCGGTGTTTTAACTACCCTCCTGGCACCGGAGCCTGAAATTGTCGCCGGAACTCCCCGGACCATGAAGGAAGCTCTTTTCGATCCGCTGGCAGATTATTTCAGCAGGCAGGATGCCATCTGGATTCTGGCCTTTATCCTTTTTTATAAAATCGGCGATACCATGGCCAGTGCCATGACCACGCCTTTTTATCTGGATATCGGGTTTACCAAAACCCAGATCGGGGCGGTGGTTAAATTGTTCGGTTTCTGGGCCACCGTTGCCGGGAGTCTGATCGGCGGCATGCTGATGCTTCGTCTTGAGATCAACCGCAGCCTCTGGATTTTCGGGTTCCTTCAGGCCATATCCACGGCCTGCTTTGCGATTCTGGCCCGGGTCGGCAGCAGTGTTGGTGTTTTGTCGGCAGTCATCGCCTTTGAAAATCTGAGCAGCGGCATGGGGACCGCCGCCTATGTTGCATTTATGGCAAGCATTACCAATAAAAAATTTACCGCCACGCAATACGCGCTGCTGAGCAGCCTGATGGGGGTTCCTAGGGTTTTGGCCTCGGCCCCAACCGGTTATCTGGCCAAAAATCTGGGATGGGAAAGTTTCTTTATATCCTGTACGATCATAGCCGCTCCGGGGATGCTGCTGCTTTTTAAATTTGCCCCCTGGCATTCAAAAAAAACGGGGGTTGAGAACAGGCATTATGACTGA